CATGGCCATTTCAAGCGAGGTCGGAGTGGGAACGAGCATATATTTCTGCGTCACCCTTAAAAAGGCGATGGAATTGCCGGCACAGGAGTCACCGGGCAAGCAGATAATTGCGATGCGGGAGAAAAAAATTCTTGTGGCCGAGGACGACGAGGTGAATCTTTTCGCCGTCCACAATCTACTGACCAAAAATGGCCACGAGGTCGTCACCGCCCATAACGGGCACGAGGCGCTCGAACGCGTTCTGGAGCAGGATTTCGACCTCATCCTGATGGACATCCAGATGCCGGGCATGGACGGAATCGAGGCCACGCGACGCATCCGTGCATCGGAGATGTCGACAGGAAAAAAACCGGTGCCCATCGTCGCCATGACCGCCTATGCCATGGACGGAGACAGGGAAAAACTGCTGGACAATGGCCTGGACGGTTACGTGGCCAAACCCTTCAGCATCAAGAAGCTGATGGAAGTGATAAAGGAAAACGTGGACAAAGACTGACGCCCGTTCGCCGGCCCGGCCGGACAGGAGTCCGGCCGAGCCATCGCTGTATCATCTGGTGAAAAAACTCGGATTGTCGGGAACCCTGCGTGGACGGCGGTTTTCATCCACGGCCACATACCGGAACACCCCTTCGGTCACCAGCTGGCGCTGGGCCTCGTACGCGCCAACCAGCTGCCTCGCCCAGACCTCAAGCTTGATGTCCATGGACGAGTTGCCCACATGCATAAGCTCTGCATGCACGCAGATCGTGTCGCCCATGCGCACCGGCTTGTCGAAGCTCATCTTCTCCACACTGACCGTCACGGTCCGTCCCTTGGAAACCTCCGAGGCCATGAGTCCCCCGGCCACGTCCATCTGGGCCAGAATCCATCCGCCGAAAATGTCACCGCTGGGATTGGTGTCCTTGGGCATGGCCAGGGTGCGAAGGACCAGTAATCCGCGGGGCTGTCGTCCGGTATTTTCTTCCAACGTCATCACATTCTCCTTTACGGCGTCCGGTTTGGAGCATGGTCACCGTGGGGTTGATACCTATCGCATTGGAAAGGCCAACTGTCGTTCGTCATTGCCTCATCATTCCTGAAGCTTCGGGCTGTCTTATGGACTGTCATGCATTTTCAGGCTATTTGCAACAAACCAAATCACTCTTGCACCTGCTTGAAACACCGGGAACGGCCTTTGAAAACTTCCAACTTTTTGAATTACAGCAGCCTGCAGCGCACCCAACTCACAATGTCGATTTTTTGAATAATCATCGAAGACAGGGTGTGAACATACGGAGGTTCCTCATGCAAAAATTCGCGATCATTACACTGCTGATCATCGCCCTGGCTTCCTGCGCTCCGACGAGCAGAGAAGCACACAAGAAAAAGGATGTCGCTTCGGGATATGGACACCTGGAAACAAGGAAAAAACCTGCCAGCGCAGTAGATAAAATTTCTATCGGAAAATCAGGAGCAGAATTCTATTACAATAATAAATTATGGCAGATAAAAAATGAATCCATTTCAAAAATAGATTTTTCTGCCAGAAGATTCACAAACGCGCATATATTCGTATATAATGAAAATATAAATATGACTGAAATTCATAAAAAACTTTATGAACACTATAATATTAAAAATGCTCAATTAGTCGAATCTGAATTTATCAATCTGAACAACTCTGTAGTAATATACAATAAAATAGAAGGCATGCTCAATAGAAGAGAAGTTTCCATACTAAGTTATGGATTTTCCGAAGACGCACACACGATAATCACACACTGCTATATATACAAAAGCATGCTCAGAAGCGAAACGGAACAGGAGATCATCGAATTTTTGAATGGATTTACTGCAACAGATTGATCCGCTTTCCGTGGGCTGACGTCAACAGATCCGCCTGCCAAAAGTCA
This genomic interval from Deltaproteobacteria bacterium HGW-Deltaproteobacteria-18 contains the following:
- a CDS encoding acyl-CoA thioesterase; this encodes MTLEENTGRQPRGLLVLRTLAMPKDTNPSGDIFGGWILAQMDVAGGLMASEVSKGRTVTVSVEKMSFDKPVRMGDTICVHAELMHVGNSSMDIKLEVWARQLVGAYEAQRQLVTEGVFRYVAVDENRRPRRVPDNPSFFTR